The following coding sequences lie in one Mercenaria mercenaria strain notata chromosome 5, MADL_Memer_1, whole genome shotgun sequence genomic window:
- the LOC123557950 gene encoding exosome complex component RRP42-like, translated as MVDIQLSDAEKTYIIHGAQDNLRLDGRGCEDYRHLEIETSVVSNTSGSAKIRLANTEILVGVKVELGEPLPENPDKGRLEFFVDCSANATPEFEGRGGEELATEISSMLSRAYDCPSCLDLKQLCVVEGKQCWVVYIDVLLLECGGNLFDAASIAVKAALFNTCIPTLTVTQDEGHIELELSDDPYDVQRLDVMHAPCIVTLSKIGHSHVVDASQKEEACCLARLMLGVTNKGTVTAMKKEGSGSLDVSSVQDMLETGKRVGQALNKSLMEVLLSDDKVGKTKSLTGFLR; from the coding sequence ATGGTTGATATACAGTTAAGTGATGCTGagaaaacatatataattcaTGGTGCTCAGGACAACTTGCGATTGGACGGTAGAGGTTGCGAGGACTACAGGCACCTTGAAATTGAGACAAGTGTTGTATCAAATACAAGTGGTTCAGCTAAAATAAGACTGGCAAACACAGAGATTCTTGTAGGAGTAAAGGTAGAACTAGGAGAACCTTTACCGGAAAACCCAGATAAGGGTAGACTTGAATTCTTTGTCGATTGTTCTGCAAATGCAACACCCGAGTTTGAGGGTCGGGGCGGGGAAGAGCTAGCAACAGAGATAAGCAGTATGTTATCTAGAGCATATGACTGTCCTAGTTGTCTTGATCTGAAACAGTTGTGCGTGGTGGAAGGAAAACAATGTTGGGTTGTCTACATTGATGTTCTGTTACTGGAGTGTGGTGGAAATTTATTTGATGCAGCTTCGATAGCAGTGAAAGCAGCTTTATTCAATACTTGTATACCAACACTTACAGTTACGCAGGATGAAGGCCATATAGAACTAGAGCTATCAGATGATCCATACGATGTACAAAGACTTGATGTTATGCATGCTCCATGTATAGTTACTCTAAGCAAAATTGGACATTCCCATGTGGTAGATGCCAGTCAAAAAGAAGAGGCATGCTGTTTAGCCAGGCTGATGTTGGGCGTTACAAATAAAGGAACAGTTACAGCAATGAAGAAAGAAGGGTCAGGGAGTTTAGATGTATCTAGTGTTCAAGATATGCTCGAGACAGGGAAGAGAGTGGGACAGGCACTAAACAAAAGCTTGATGGAAGTTTTACTCAGTGATGACAAAGTTGGGAAAACAAAGAGCCTGACAGGCTTTCtacgataa